In Labilithrix sp., the DNA window GCGTCCACGTCGCACTCGGTCGGCGGAGGAGCAGAGCAGTGTTCGATCAGCGCGCCGGCGCGCGCCGAGCGCTCGAAGAACGTCGGATCGCGCGCCGGAGGATCGTGTGGCGGAGGAGACTCGAGCGCCACCGAGGCGCTCCCCGCCGGCGTCGGCCGCACGCGCGATTTCGAGCACCCCATGAGGCCCAGCAGGCTGAGGAGAGAGCACGACACGAGCGAGCGGGCGAGCTTCGTCATTTCGTGTGCGGGGCAGGCGCCCTCGCCCTCGTCACTCCACCGTGACGGTCTTGGCGAGGTTGCGGGGCTGGTCGACGTCGGTGCCCTTGAGATCGGCCATGTGGTAGGAGAGCAGCTGGAGCGGGATGACGGTGAGGAGCGGCAGCACCTCGTGCTCCGCGATCGGGACCGTCACCACGTCCGGGATCACCGGCGGGATCGAGTGGAGCGGGCGCGACGGCGGGATCTGGCTCTCCGGGATGCAGAGCATCGGCACGTCCATGTCGCCGGCGGAGCAGACCGCGATGAGCTGGCCCTCGCGCGCCTTCACCTCCTGCATGTTCGAGACGACCTTCTCGTACTGGTTGTCCTTCGGGCACACGACGACGACCGGCATGTCCTCGTCGATGAGCGCGATCGGACCGTGCTTCATCTCGCCCGCGGCGTAGCCCTCCGCGTGGATGTACGAGATCTCCTTCAGCTTCAGCGCGCCCTCGAGCGCGATCGGGAACTGCGTGCCGCGGCCGAGGAACAGCATGTCGCGCGCGCGGAGGTGCTTCCGCGCGATGTGCTTGATGTGCTCCGACTGCTGCAGCACCTCGCGCATCTGCGCGGGGACGTGGAAGAGCGCGTGGAGGACCCGGCTCGCCTCCTTCTCCGGGAGCGTCCCGCGGCGGCGGCCGAGGTAGACCGCGAGCATGAGGAGCGCCGCGAGCTGCGTCGTGAAGCACTTCGTCGACGCGACGCCGATCTCGGGGCCCGCGTGCGTGTAGAGTGCACCGTTCGAGGCGCGCGGGATCGCGCTGTCGAGGACGTTCGCGATCGCGACGACGGTCGCGCCCGCCGCGCGCGCGGTCTTCACCGCCGCGATCGTGTCGAGCGTCTCGCCGCTCTGGCTCACCGCGACGACGAGGTCGTTCGGGAGGAAGACGGGGTCGCGGTAGCGGACCTCGCTCCCGATCTCGACCATCGCCGGGACGCGGGCGAGCGACTCGACCCAGTAGCGCCCCGCCATCGCGGCGTGGGCGCTCGTGCCGCAAGCGACGAAGTAGACGCGCCCGAGCTTCTTCGCGAGCTCCTCGGTGACGCCGATCTCCGACGCGATGACGTCCGCGGCCTGGAGGTCGACGCGCCCGCGGAGCGTGTCCTCGATCGCGCGCGGCTGCTCGAAGATCTCCTTGAGCATGAAGTGCTTGTAGCCGCCCTTCTCCGCCTGCGTCGGCGACCAGTCGATGCGCTTCGGCGCGCGCTCGACCTTGTCCCCCGTCGCGATGTTCGTGATCTCGAAGCCGGACTTCTTCACGACCGCCATCTCGCCGTCGGAGAGGAGGATGACGTCGCGCGTGTGCGCGAGGAGCGCGGGGATGTCGCTCGCGGCGAAGCTCTCGCCGTCCCCGACCCCGAGGACGAGCGGCGAGTCGTTCTTCGCGACGACGATCTCGTCGGGGGAGTCTCCGTCGACGACCGCGATCGCGTACGCGCCGCGCACGACGTTGAGCGCCTTCCGCACCGCCGCGACGAGGTTCGCGCCGCCCTTCATGTTCTCGTCGACGAGGTGCGCCACGATCTCGGTGTCGGTGTCGCTCGCGAACTTGACCCCGCGGCCCTCGAGCTCGCGCCGCAGCTCGACGTGGTTCTCGATGATGCCGTTGTGCACGACCGCGACCTTGCCCGCGACGTGCGGGTGCGCGTTCGCCTCGTTCGGGCGCCCGTGCGTCGCCCAGCGCGTGTGGCCGATGCCGGTCGTGCCGGAGAGCGGGTTCTTCGCGAGCGCCGCGTCGAGGTTGGCGAGCTTGCCTACCGCGCGGACGATCTCGACGCCGCGTCCGGCGTGGACCGCGAGGCCGGCCGAGTCGTAGCCGCGATACTCGAGGCGGCGGAGCCCCTCGACGAGGATGGGGGCGCAATCTTTCGTTCCGACGTAGGCGACGATCCCGCACATGCACGGGAGGCTATCACGGCTTCTGCGCGGATCCTCGCGGGCGGGCGATGGTCGTCGCGCCGGTGTTGCACTCGAGCGGCGGCAGCTCTTGCGGCGAGGCCCCGTCCGCGATCGCGTGGGCGTTCGAGAAGACGGAGCGGTAGGCGTCGATGCGCGCCATCACCGACGCGCCGCGCGTGCGCTCGTCGTGATCCATCGCCGAGAGGCTCACCACCCCGATGACCTCGCGCGTGCCCTTCGCGAAGACCGGTCCGCCGGAGTCGCCCGGGCAGATCGCGGCGTCGAGCGAGATCGTCTCCGGCTGCATCGCGCGGATCGGCCCGCCCTCGCGCGTCTTTCGGCGGATCGCGTCGCCGGAGAGCGCGCAGCGGCCGAAGCCCATCGAGACCGCCTCTTCGCCGAGCTTCGGCGGCGCCTCGAGCCGCGGCGTCATCTTCTCCATGCCGACGAGCTTGCGCTGCAGCACGAGCACCGCGATGTCGCCGCTCCCGCCGCCCTCGCCGCACGGCGGCGCGACGATGTGACGGACCCCGACCTCCGTCCACGCGAAGTAGTCGCCGCCGATCTCGACGTTCAGCGTCGACGGCGCGACGAGCTTCTTCTCGAACTCACCGTGCGCCCCGCGCTCGACGAGGCAGTGATGCGCGGTCAGCACGAGGTCGTCCGCGATCAGCGTGCCGGTGCACGTCATCGTCGGGCCGACGACGCGCAAGATCGCGTCGTCCGGCACCGCGCCGACGTTCGGCGTCTCGGCGAGCCAGCGGATCTCGATCTCCGTCTCTTCCTTCGCCGAGGGATGGAGCGC includes these proteins:
- the glmS gene encoding glutamine--fructose-6-phosphate transaminase (isomerizing), whose protein sequence is MCGIVAYVGTKDCAPILVEGLRRLEYRGYDSAGLAVHAGRGVEIVRAVGKLANLDAALAKNPLSGTTGIGHTRWATHGRPNEANAHPHVAGKVAVVHNGIIENHVELRRELEGRGVKFASDTDTEIVAHLVDENMKGGANLVAAVRKALNVVRGAYAIAVVDGDSPDEIVVAKNDSPLVLGVGDGESFAASDIPALLAHTRDVILLSDGEMAVVKKSGFEITNIATGDKVERAPKRIDWSPTQAEKGGYKHFMLKEIFEQPRAIEDTLRGRVDLQAADVIASEIGVTEELAKKLGRVYFVACGTSAHAAMAGRYWVESLARVPAMVEIGSEVRYRDPVFLPNDLVVAVSQSGETLDTIAAVKTARAAGATVVAIANVLDSAIPRASNGALYTHAGPEIGVASTKCFTTQLAALLMLAVYLGRRRGTLPEKEASRVLHALFHVPAQMREVLQQSEHIKHIARKHLRARDMLFLGRGTQFPIALEGALKLKEISYIHAEGYAAGEMKHGPIALIDEDMPVVVVCPKDNQYEKVVSNMQEVKAREGQLIAVCSAGDMDVPMLCIPESQIPPSRPLHSIPPVIPDVVTVPIAEHEVLPLLTVIPLQLLSYHMADLKGTDVDQPRNLAKTVTVE
- a CDS encoding S1 family peptidase; translation: MTTLALASTGCSLIQGPGMSPKHALHPSAKEETEIEIRWLAETPNVGAVPDDAILRVVGPTMTCTGTLIADDLVLTAHHCLVERGAHGEFEKKLVAPSTLNVEIGGDYFAWTEVGVRHIVAPPCGEGGGSGDIAVLVLQRKLVGMEKMTPRLEAPPKLGEEAVSMGFGRCALSGDAIRRKTREGGPIRAMQPETISLDAAICPGDSGGPVFAKGTREVIGVVSLSAMDHDERTRGASVMARIDAYRSVFSNAHAIADGASPQELPPLECNTGATTIARPRGSAQKP